Within Corynebacterium timonense, the genomic segment CCTCCCCGGCCGGCGCCTACTTCTCGGGCGGAGTGTCCCCGGTGAGCGTCTGGATCTCCGAGGACTACGTCCGCGCGGCGCCCGGCGGCACCGGAGCCGCAAAGTTCGCCGGCAACTACGCGGGTTCCTTGCTCGCCCAGGCGAAGGCGCAGGACGAGGGGTGTGACCAGGTAGTCTGGCTCGACGCGATCGAGCGCACCTACATCGAGGAGATGGGCGGCATGAACCTCATGTTCATCCAGGGCAGCGGTTCGGACGCCACGGTGATCACCCCTTCGCTGTCCGGCTCCCTGCTACCGGGGATCACCCGCGACTCACTTTTGCAGGTCGCGCGCGACCTCGGCTACGACGCGCACGAGCGCCCCATCACCGTCAGCGAGTGGCGCGAGGGAGTCGCATCCGGCGAGATCACGGAGACGCTCGCGTGCGGCACCGCGGCCGTGGTCACCCCAGTCGGCCGTGTCCTGAGCAAGGACGGTGAGTTCACTGTGAACAACAACGAGCCCGGTGAGGTGACCATGCAGCTGCGCGAGCGTCTGCGCGCGATCCAGCAGGGCGAGGCCGAGGATACCCACGGCTGGAACACGACGCTTATCGACGCCTAAGCCCAGCGCTTAAACACTCAACCGCGACACTTCCTCGCCGACCATCTCAGCCGCGGCGTTTACCACGGGCAGCGCCAGCAGCCCGCCCGCCGCTT encodes:
- a CDS encoding branched-chain amino acid aminotransferase, with product MTSPQFSVTKNTAPRTQEQREEILAHPAFGQEFTDHMVSIEWDEDNGWHNAQVRPYEAVTLDPATNVFHYGQAIFEGLKAYRHPDGSISTFRPDSNARRMQDSARRLAMPELPEELFIESLRQLVSVDREWVPAAGGEDSLYLRPFMIGTEKSLGVKPSSTYTFYVIASPAGAYFSGGVSPVSVWISEDYVRAAPGGTGAAKFAGNYAGSLLAQAKAQDEGCDQVVWLDAIERTYIEEMGGMNLMFIQGSGSDATVITPSLSGSLLPGITRDSLLQVARDLGYDAHERPITVSEWREGVASGEITETLACGTAAVVTPVGRVLSKDGEFTVNNNEPGEVTMQLRERLRAIQQGEAEDTHGWNTTLIDA